A region from the Gemmatimonadota bacterium genome encodes:
- the rpsI gene encoding 30S ribosomal protein S9, which produces MQLRAVGRRKEAVCRVTLKPGSGKWDVNGRTLGDYFPRPSLVSAIQQAFTATDSLGRFDVRAKLEGGGQTGQAGALRLAVARALVSLDETHRRKLRDLGLLTRDARAVERKKPGRPKARKRFQFSKR; this is translated from the coding sequence ATGCAACTCCGCGCAGTGGGCCGCCGCAAGGAAGCGGTGTGTCGTGTCACCCTAAAGCCCGGCTCGGGTAAGTGGGATGTCAACGGGCGTACGCTCGGCGACTACTTCCCGCGTCCGTCGCTGGTGTCTGCCATTCAGCAGGCGTTCACCGCGACCGACTCGCTCGGGCGCTTTGATGTGCGCGCCAAGCTCGAAGGTGGTGGACAGACCGGTCAGGCCGGCGCCCTCCGCCTCGCGGTGGCGCGCGCCCTGGTTTCGCTGGACGAGACGCATCGCCGCAAGCTGCGTGACCTCGGGCTATTGACCCGCGACGCGCGGGCCGTCGAGCGCAAGAAGCCCGGCCGTCCCAAGGCCCGCAAGCGCTTCCAGTTCTCCAAGCGCTAG
- the rplM gene encoding 50S ribosomal protein L13, producing the protein MKTFSATPKDIQRHWFVVDAEGMVLGRLASEIARILRGKHKPIYTPHMDTGDNVIVINASKVKVTGKKGEQKSYFSHTGYMGHERHTPYAMLHGKHPERVIEKAVFGMLPKSALARQVLRLKLRVYAGAEHPHAAQQPTALSFDRKSA; encoded by the coding sequence ATGAAGACTTTTAGCGCGACCCCCAAAGACATCCAGCGTCACTGGTTCGTTGTTGACGCGGAAGGGATGGTGCTCGGTCGCCTCGCCTCCGAGATCGCCCGCATCCTGCGTGGCAAGCACAAGCCGATCTACACGCCGCACATGGATACCGGTGACAATGTCATCGTGATCAATGCGTCGAAGGTCAAGGTGACGGGCAAGAAGGGCGAGCAGAAGAGCTACTTCTCGCACACCGGCTACATGGGTCACGAGCGGCACACGCCGTACGCCATGCTGCACGGCAAGCATCCGGAGCGCGTGATCGAGAAGGCGGTCTTCGGCATGCTTCCCAAGTCTGCGCTCGCCCGCCAGGTGCTGCGCCTCAAGCTCCGCGTCTACGCTGGCGCCGAACACCCGCATGCGGCCCAGCAGCCGACTGCGCTTTCCTTTGATCGCAAGAGTGCCTGA
- a CDS encoding biotin/lipoyl-binding protein → MKYAVEVNGQRVDIALEEGGVRVLGDEGAAAPGAFASAHLEQVDGTPVYMVRLGEAVHRVVVSRGETKGSYALWIDGHRFAAEALDERTRAIRELTAAAAGAQGPRPLVAPMPGLIVRLHVKVGDEVIPGQPLVSMEAMKMENELRSLSGGRVTAIPVAPGQPVEKGAVLVELA, encoded by the coding sequence ATGAAGTACGCCGTCGAAGTGAACGGCCAACGTGTGGACATCGCCCTGGAGGAGGGAGGCGTGAGGGTGCTGGGCGACGAAGGAGCCGCGGCACCGGGCGCGTTCGCGTCGGCGCACCTCGAGCAGGTCGACGGGACCCCGGTCTATATGGTACGGCTGGGGGAGGCTGTGCATCGCGTGGTGGTGTCCCGGGGAGAGACCAAGGGGAGCTATGCCCTGTGGATCGATGGGCACCGCTTCGCCGCTGAAGCCCTGGACGAGCGGACCCGGGCCATCCGGGAGCTGACCGCCGCGGCGGCCGGGGCCCAGGGGCCACGCCCGCTGGTCGCCCCCATGCCGGGGCTGATCGTCCGCCTCCACGTGAAGGTCGGGGACGAGGTCATCCCCGGGCAGCCGCTGGTCTCCATGGAAGCGATGAAGATGGAGAACGAGCTACGGTCGCTGTCCGGCGGACGGGTGACTGCGATCCCAGTGGCCCCCGGCCAGCCGGTGGAGAAGGGGGCGGTCCTGGTGGAGCTGGCCTAG
- a CDS encoding class I SAM-dependent RNA methyltransferase, with protein sequence MHSGSRVATHAELRIDRIAAGGAGIGRVDGLATFVPRTAPGDLVRVRLRNRRRYAEGTLVEVLTAGPDRVEPSCAHYVRDACGGCQMQHLAYDAQLLAKQDIVRQALSRIGHRMVEVEAVRPSPEVWRYRNKLTLTVRGRGAGRHGGLRRLGAPDEVFDLTECPISAKPIELAWREVREAIALLPAGDDVRVVLRWEVLGVSAVVKGGGQWGDREAFLGRCPSLTRVRHDTSAAASTDEDDAVASLDAFTQVNDAMAREMEDHVVAVISETSPARVVDAYGGQGRIAGRLSSAGIDVSLIELDPEATRIAAAECPGVDVRTARVEDTIAEVLPADLVLVNPPRTGLHARVCEVLEGARPRPGRLVYVSCDPATLARDLGRLPSWRVERVSPFDLFPQTAHVETVCVLSPEEVQ encoded by the coding sequence ATGCACTCAGGGTCTAGGGTAGCCACGCACGCCGAACTCCGCATCGACCGCATCGCCGCTGGTGGTGCCGGGATTGGGCGTGTCGACGGACTGGCGACCTTCGTGCCGCGCACCGCGCCGGGTGACCTGGTCCGGGTGCGGCTGCGCAACCGGCGGCGATATGCGGAAGGCACGCTGGTCGAGGTGCTCACCGCGGGGCCGGACCGCGTCGAGCCGTCGTGTGCGCACTATGTGCGCGATGCCTGTGGTGGATGCCAGATGCAGCACCTCGCCTATGACGCGCAGCTCCTCGCGAAGCAGGACATCGTGCGCCAGGCGCTGTCGCGCATTGGACATCGCATGGTGGAGGTCGAGGCGGTGCGTCCGTCGCCGGAGGTCTGGCGCTACCGGAACAAGTTGACGCTGACCGTTCGCGGACGCGGCGCCGGCCGGCACGGTGGGCTCCGGCGACTTGGCGCCCCGGACGAGGTTTTCGACCTCACGGAGTGCCCGATCTCGGCGAAACCGATCGAGCTTGCCTGGCGAGAGGTGCGCGAGGCGATCGCCCTCCTTCCGGCGGGTGACGACGTGCGGGTCGTCCTGCGGTGGGAGGTGCTGGGAGTGAGCGCCGTCGTGAAGGGTGGCGGCCAGTGGGGGGACCGGGAGGCGTTCCTCGGGCGATGTCCGTCCCTCACGCGCGTTCGCCATGACACGTCGGCGGCGGCTTCGACGGACGAGGACGACGCCGTGGCCTCGCTCGACGCCTTCACCCAGGTCAACGACGCGATGGCCCGCGAGATGGAGGACCATGTCGTCGCGGTGATCAGCGAGACGTCGCCGGCCCGCGTAGTGGATGCCTATGGCGGCCAGGGGCGGATTGCCGGGAGGTTGTCGTCCGCCGGGATCGACGTTTCCCTGATTGAGCTCGACCCGGAGGCGACGCGGATCGCCGCCGCGGAATGCCCCGGTGTCGATGTACGAACCGCGCGGGTGGAAGACACCATCGCGGAGGTCCTGCCTGCCGACCTGGTCCTCGTCAATCCGCCCCGGACGGGGCTGCACGCCAGGGTGTGCGAGGTCCTCGAGGGTGCCCGTCCACGGCCGGGTCGACTGGTTTATGTGAGTTGCGACCCGGCCACCCTGGCCCGCGACCTCGGCCGGCTGCCGTCCTGGCGGGTGGAGCGCGTGTCGCCATTTGACCTCTTTCCGCAGACCGCGCACGTGGAGACGGTCTGCGTCCTCAGCCCGGAGGAAGTGCAATGA
- a CDS encoding acetyl-CoA carboxylase biotin carboxylase subunit gives MFTKLLVANRGEIAIRIMRACRELGVRTVAVYSDADAQAPHVRAADEAVNIGPAPSSQSYLLGERLIEVARRTGAEAIHPGYGFLSEREWFSRAVRDAGLVFVGPPPEAIAALGSKTAARQLAIAAGVPVVPGTTEGLKDAAEAEAIAERYGYPVLLKAAAGGGGKGMRVVRTAAEMASSLDAARREAQNAFGDDTVYVEKYIVGPRHVEIQVIADAHGTVRSLGERECSVQRRHQKMIEEAPSVAVSPELRKRMGDTAVAAARAAGYVNAGTCEFLLDADGNYYFLEMNTRLQVEHPVTEFVTGVDIVQWQIRVAAGERLPFPEHLTPRGWSMECRITSEDPANGFLPSTGRIEFLQVPTGPGVRWDGGIETGSTVGLHYDPMLAKLIVWAATREECIARMHRALRELTIVGVETSREFHLRVLEDEEFRRGAIEIQWLERRLPSLVGAAAPASQVQLAAIAAALLADRDRGTRRVATATTTTEAGPATPTAWELAARRDALRV, from the coding sequence ATGTTCACCAAGCTCCTTGTCGCGAACCGGGGCGAGATCGCCATCCGGATCATGCGCGCCTGTCGCGAACTCGGCGTGCGTACGGTGGCGGTCTATTCGGACGCCGATGCCCAGGCCCCGCATGTGCGTGCCGCCGATGAAGCGGTGAATATCGGGCCCGCGCCCTCGTCGCAGAGTTACCTGCTGGGCGAGCGTCTCATTGAAGTTGCAAGACGCACGGGGGCGGAAGCCATCCATCCGGGATACGGCTTCCTCTCCGAGCGCGAGTGGTTCTCGCGGGCGGTGCGCGACGCGGGGCTGGTGTTCGTCGGGCCGCCGCCCGAGGCGATCGCGGCGCTGGGGAGCAAGACGGCGGCACGCCAACTGGCGATTGCCGCCGGCGTTCCCGTGGTGCCAGGGACCACGGAGGGGCTGAAGGATGCCGCCGAGGCCGAGGCGATCGCTGAACGCTACGGGTATCCGGTGTTGTTGAAGGCCGCGGCGGGTGGGGGGGGGAAGGGGATGCGTGTCGTCCGGACGGCGGCAGAGATGGCGTCCTCGCTCGATGCGGCGCGGCGCGAGGCGCAGAATGCGTTTGGGGACGACACGGTCTACGTGGAGAAGTACATCGTCGGGCCGCGCCACGTGGAGATCCAGGTGATTGCCGACGCGCATGGCACCGTGCGTTCCCTGGGGGAGCGGGAGTGTTCGGTGCAGCGTCGGCACCAGAAGATGATCGAGGAGGCGCCGTCGGTCGCGGTGTCGCCGGAGCTGCGCAAGCGGATGGGCGACACGGCGGTCGCGGCCGCGCGCGCGGCGGGTTACGTGAACGCCGGCACCTGCGAATTCCTGCTGGACGCGGACGGCAACTACTACTTCCTGGAGATGAACACCCGCCTTCAGGTCGAGCATCCGGTGACGGAGTTTGTCACTGGGGTCGACATCGTGCAGTGGCAGATTAGGGTCGCGGCCGGTGAGCGATTGCCATTCCCGGAGCATCTCACGCCGCGCGGCTGGTCGATGGAGTGCCGGATCACGAGCGAGGATCCGGCGAACGGATTCCTCCCGTCGACAGGGCGGATTGAGTTCCTTCAAGTCCCCACCGGGCCTGGGGTGCGATGGGACGGCGGGATCGAGACCGGATCGACCGTTGGGCTGCATTACGACCCGATGCTCGCCAAGTTGATCGTGTGGGCCGCGACGCGTGAGGAGTGTATCGCGCGCATGCACCGCGCCCTGCGGGAGCTGACGATCGTTGGGGTCGAGACCTCGCGGGAGTTCCACCTCCGTGTGCTTGAGGACGAGGAGTTCCGTCGCGGCGCGATCGAGATCCAGTGGCTCGAGCGGCGCCTGCCGTCGTTGGTCGGGGCCGCGGCGCCGGCGTCGCAGGTGCAGCTGGCCGCGATCGCGGCCGCGCTGCTGGCCGACCGGGACCGCGGGACGCGGCGCGTCGCAACCGCGACGACAACGACCGAGGCCGGGCCCGCGACGCCCACGGCCTGGGAGCTGGCGGCGAGGCGTGATGCACTCAGGGTCTAG
- a CDS encoding acyl-CoA carboxylase subunit beta — MREKLEQLEGRRALAEQGGGAARIKAQHDKGKLSARERLDLLLDEGSFVEYDRFVTHRSTDFGLDQQKVYGDGVVTGHGRIDGRLVYVFSQDFTVFGGSLSETFAEKICKVMDLAVRNGAPVIGLNDSGGARIQEGVVSLGGYADIFLRNTMASGVVPQISAILGPCAGGAVYSPAITDFVFMVRGSSYMFVTGPNVVKTVTHEDVTMERLGGADTHAATSGVAHFAHDSELQSIQAIRELFHYIPQNNLDAPPRGMSRDPHDRRDEGLLDVVPDNANKPYDMHEVIRRIVDDGTFYEVHAEFAQNILCGFAHLGGFSVGIVANQPAVLAGVLDINASVKAARFVRFCDAFNIPIVTFEDVPGFLPGVAQEHGGIIRHGAKLLYAYCEATVPKLTVITRKAYGGAYDVMSSKHIRGDFNVAWPTAEIAVMGPKGAVEILFRKEIAEAADPAKAMDERVAEYSEKFANPYVAAARGFVDDIIDPRDTRPRLIDALQTLQGKRDRNPPRKHGNLPL, encoded by the coding sequence ATGCGAGAGAAACTCGAGCAGCTCGAGGGGCGCCGTGCCCTGGCCGAGCAGGGGGGCGGGGCGGCCCGCATCAAGGCACAACACGACAAGGGCAAGTTGTCCGCCCGGGAGCGGCTGGACCTCCTGCTGGACGAGGGGTCCTTTGTCGAGTACGACCGCTTCGTGACCCACCGGTCGACGGACTTCGGCCTGGACCAGCAGAAGGTCTACGGCGACGGGGTGGTCACCGGTCACGGCCGCATCGATGGGCGGCTGGTTTACGTGTTCTCCCAGGACTTCACGGTCTTCGGCGGCTCCCTGTCGGAGACCTTCGCCGAGAAGATCTGCAAGGTGATGGACCTCGCCGTCCGGAACGGGGCGCCAGTGATCGGGCTCAACGACTCGGGCGGGGCCCGGATCCAGGAAGGGGTGGTCTCGTTAGGCGGGTACGCCGACATCTTCCTGCGCAACACGATGGCCTCCGGGGTCGTCCCCCAGATCTCGGCCATTCTCGGCCCCTGTGCGGGGGGCGCGGTCTACTCGCCCGCGATCACGGACTTTGTGTTCATGGTGCGGGGCTCCTCGTACATGTTCGTCACCGGTCCCAACGTCGTGAAGACGGTGACGCACGAGGATGTCACGATGGAACGACTCGGCGGAGCCGATACGCATGCGGCCACCTCCGGCGTGGCCCACTTCGCGCACGACTCGGAGTTGCAGTCGATCCAGGCGATCCGGGAACTGTTCCACTACATCCCGCAGAACAACCTCGATGCGCCCCCGCGTGGCATGAGCCGCGATCCGCATGACCGGCGCGACGAGGGACTGCTGGACGTCGTCCCGGACAACGCGAACAAGCCGTATGACATGCACGAGGTGATCCGGCGCATCGTCGACGACGGGACCTTCTATGAAGTCCACGCCGAGTTCGCCCAGAACATCCTGTGCGGGTTCGCGCACCTGGGAGGCTTCTCGGTCGGGATCGTGGCGAACCAGCCGGCGGTGCTGGCCGGCGTGCTGGACATCAACGCCTCGGTGAAGGCGGCGCGGTTCGTCCGGTTCTGCGATGCCTTCAACATCCCAATCGTGACCTTCGAGGATGTGCCGGGCTTCCTGCCAGGGGTGGCGCAGGAACATGGCGGAATCATCCGGCATGGCGCCAAGCTGCTGTATGCCTACTGCGAGGCGACGGTGCCGAAGCTGACGGTGATCACGCGCAAGGCGTATGGCGGTGCGTACGACGTCATGAGTTCCAAGCACATTCGCGGGGATTTCAACGTGGCCTGGCCCACGGCGGAGATCGCCGTGATGGGTCCCAAGGGGGCGGTGGAGATCCTCTTCCGCAAGGAGATCGCCGAGGCGGCGGATCCGGCGAAGGCGATGGATGAGCGCGTGGCTGAATACAGTGAGAAGTTCGCCAATCCGTATGTGGCGGCCGCCCGCGGGTTCGTGGACGACATCATCGACCCCCGCGATACCCGCCCGCGATTGATCGACGCGCTACAGACGCTGCAAGGCAAGCGCGACCGCAACCCGCCGAGGAAACATGGCAACCTGCCGCTCTGA
- the sthA gene encoding Si-specific NAD(P)(+) transhydrogenase: MAGYEFDLIVIGSGPAGQRGAIAAAKLGKRVALIDRRELVGGVCLHTGTIPSKTLREAILYLSGFRQRAFYGRDYSLKEDITMADLTSRVHQVMARELEVIRSQLKRNNVTMLCGAATFADSHHVGVVDDSGSHTVVGGSNVLIACGTRPARCSSIPFDGERFIDSDEILNLRTLPRELIVVGGGVVGLEYASMFSALGVRVSVVDARERLLDFADHEMVDLLCHHMRGQNAVFRLGDAVEEVGYDARARISVRLRSQRVVRGDVLLYSVGRQTNADLIGLDAAGLEADDRGRIGVNEWYQTPVPHIYAAGDVIGFPALAATSAEQGRSAACHMFGAPVPNPADVVLPYGIYTIPEISMVGATEDTLARDQVPYDIGLARFAELARAQMMGVDTGMLKVLFNRETKRILGVHAFGDSATELVHIGQTAMALGGTIEYFRDAVFNYPTLAEAYKVAGLDGTNRI, from the coding sequence ATGGCAGGATACGAATTCGACCTCATCGTCATCGGCTCCGGACCCGCGGGGCAGCGCGGCGCCATTGCCGCCGCGAAACTGGGCAAGCGCGTCGCACTCATCGACCGCCGCGAGCTCGTGGGCGGCGTTTGCCTGCATACGGGGACGATCCCGTCCAAGACTCTCCGCGAGGCGATCCTCTACCTCAGCGGCTTCCGCCAGCGGGCCTTCTACGGGCGCGACTACTCGCTGAAGGAAGACATCACGATGGCGGACCTCACCTCGCGCGTGCACCAGGTGATGGCGCGCGAGCTGGAGGTCATCCGGTCACAGCTGAAGCGGAACAACGTGACCATGTTGTGTGGCGCCGCGACGTTCGCCGACAGCCACCACGTCGGCGTCGTCGACGACTCCGGTTCACACACGGTGGTCGGCGGATCCAACGTCCTGATCGCCTGCGGTACACGCCCCGCGCGGTGCAGCAGCATCCCGTTTGATGGTGAGCGGTTCATCGACTCCGACGAGATCCTGAACCTCCGCACCCTGCCGCGCGAGCTGATCGTCGTCGGCGGCGGCGTGGTGGGGCTCGAGTACGCGTCGATGTTCTCAGCGCTTGGCGTTCGCGTGTCGGTCGTGGACGCGCGGGAGCGGCTGCTCGATTTCGCCGACCACGAGATGGTCGACCTGCTCTGCCACCACATGCGTGGCCAGAATGCCGTCTTCCGGCTCGGTGACGCGGTCGAGGAGGTGGGCTACGATGCCCGCGCCCGGATCAGCGTCCGTCTGCGGAGCCAGCGGGTGGTCCGCGGCGACGTCCTGCTGTACAGCGTTGGCCGACAGACCAACGCGGACCTCATTGGGCTGGATGCGGCCGGGCTCGAGGCGGATGATCGGGGACGCATCGGCGTGAACGAGTGGTACCAAACACCGGTCCCGCACATCTACGCGGCCGGTGACGTGATCGGCTTCCCCGCCCTGGCGGCCACCTCCGCCGAACAGGGGCGTTCGGCCGCGTGCCACATGTTCGGTGCCCCGGTCCCCAATCCGGCCGACGTGGTGCTGCCCTATGGCATCTACACGATCCCGGAGATCTCCATGGTCGGCGCCACGGAGGATACCCTGGCGCGCGACCAGGTGCCGTACGACATCGGGCTCGCCCGTTTTGCCGAGTTGGCGCGTGCCCAGATGATGGGGGTGGACACGGGGATGCTGAAGGTCTTGTTCAATCGCGAGACGAAGCGGATCCTCGGCGTGCATGCGTTCGGCGACAGCGCGACAGAGCTGGTGCATATCGGGCAGACCGCGATGGCGCTGGGTGGGACGATCGAGTATTTCCGCGATGCGGTGTTCAACTATCCGACGTTGGCCGAGGCGTACAAGGTCGCGGGGCTGGACGGCACCAACCGGATCTAG